One Sphingobacteruim zhuxiongii DNA window includes the following coding sequences:
- a CDS encoding histone H1: MENYTKLKELVASIEADAEKFFNNGNSAAGTRVRKGLQDIKTLAQEIRNEVTAKKNDGKK, encoded by the coding sequence ATGGAAAACTACACTAAATTAAAAGAGCTAGTAGCTTCAATCGAAGCTGATGCAGAAAAATTCTTTAACAACGGTAATTCAGCTGCTGGAACTCGCGTTCGTAAAGGTTTACAAGACATCAAAACTTTAGCACAAGAAATTCGTAACGAAGTTACTGCTAAGAAAAACGACGGTAAGAAATAA
- a CDS encoding S46 family peptidase encodes MKKIGLLIVLAFVSTFSFADEGMWFLMHLKRLNEADMQKKGLQLTAEEIYSINNSSLKDAIVQFNGGCTAEIVSGSGLVFTNHHCGYGAIAELSTPEHDYLTNGFWAKNYAEELKPKSLSVRFFVRMDDVSKRILGLVNDKMSEKEREKVINQEIAKIQAENSENGKYIVSVRPFYNGNEYYYFVYQDYTDVRLVGTPPNSIGKFGGDTDNWEWPRHTGDFSIFRVYGDKNGNPAEYSKENVPLKPKYFLPVSIKGVKEGDFSMILGYPGRTNRWMNAAGIDQNVKFAYPAWVEASKTGMDAMKKYMDKDQAVRINYASKYSGVANYWKNRQGMIDALTKHKTAKAKAKQEKKFDKWANKPANKEQYGDVISTINAYYAATNEKARHDNYLTGMLRSSTFAALPYSLGSALIQYANENEAKRNEMKPRLEAYINDNYEGVYIPLEVDVLADELNLYAAKGGQIAPSIRQMADKNSGNFQADIQSAFENSVFGSKEKLNAYLANPDAKKVETDPLLAISTALMNKYRESSPETEKLTNDFQAASRKYIAGVLAMDPNGKYYPDANSTLRLTYGTIRALPKDKRNDAKVNNYTTLKGTIAKYKPNDEEFDLPKRLMELYETKDYGRYADKAGHLPVNFLSDQDITGGNSGSPVLNGKGELIGLAFDGNIEAMAGDVIFDPKLQRTISVDIRYVLFVIDKFAGAQNIIDELKIVE; translated from the coding sequence ATGAAAAAAATAGGTTTACTAATTGTACTGGCATTTGTTAGTACCTTCTCGTTCGCTGACGAGGGCATGTGGTTTTTAATGCACTTGAAGCGCCTTAACGAGGCAGACATGCAGAAAAAAGGATTACAACTTACTGCAGAAGAAATTTACAGCATCAATAATTCCAGCTTAAAAGATGCCATTGTTCAATTCAATGGTGGATGTACTGCGGAGATTGTTTCTGGATCAGGTCTAGTATTTACGAATCACCACTGTGGTTATGGTGCAATCGCAGAATTGTCGACTCCGGAACACGATTATTTAACAAACGGTTTCTGGGCGAAAAACTACGCTGAAGAACTAAAACCAAAATCATTATCGGTTCGTTTCTTCGTTCGCATGGATGATGTTTCTAAACGTATCTTAGGTTTAGTAAATGATAAAATGTCGGAAAAAGAGCGCGAAAAAGTAATTAATCAAGAAATTGCTAAGATTCAAGCTGAGAATAGTGAGAATGGTAAATACATCGTCTCCGTTCGTCCTTTCTATAACGGCAATGAATATTATTATTTCGTTTATCAAGATTATACAGACGTACGCTTAGTAGGTACCCCTCCAAACAGCATTGGTAAATTCGGTGGAGATACCGACAATTGGGAATGGCCTCGCCATACTGGTGACTTTTCTATCTTCCGTGTATATGGAGATAAAAACGGCAACCCAGCAGAATATTCGAAAGAAAATGTTCCATTAAAGCCAAAATACTTCCTTCCAGTTAGCATCAAAGGAGTTAAAGAAGGTGACTTTTCAATGATCCTAGGTTACCCTGGACGTACAAACCGTTGGATGAACGCCGCAGGTATTGATCAAAATGTAAAATTCGCTTATCCAGCTTGGGTCGAAGCATCTAAAACAGGGATGGACGCGATGAAAAAATACATGGATAAAGACCAAGCTGTTCGTATTAACTACGCATCTAAATATTCGGGTGTTGCCAATTACTGGAAAAACAGACAAGGTATGATCGATGCATTAACCAAGCATAAAACAGCGAAGGCTAAAGCGAAACAGGAGAAAAAATTCGACAAATGGGCAAATAAACCAGCTAATAAAGAACAATACGGTGATGTTATTTCGACAATCAACGCTTATTATGCTGCGACCAACGAAAAAGCAAGACATGACAATTATTTAACTGGCATGCTACGTTCATCTACTTTTGCTGCATTACCGTACAGCCTTGGCTCTGCGTTAATCCAATATGCAAATGAAAATGAAGCGAAACGTAATGAAATGAAACCGCGTCTTGAAGCTTACATCAATGACAACTATGAGGGTGTATATATTCCATTAGAAGTTGACGTATTGGCTGATGAATTGAACTTATATGCTGCTAAAGGAGGACAAATTGCACCTTCAATTCGTCAAATGGCCGACAAAAATTCCGGTAATTTCCAAGCCGATATTCAGTCAGCTTTTGAAAACAGTGTATTTGGATCAAAAGAGAAATTAAACGCTTATTTAGCTAATCCTGATGCGAAAAAAGTTGAAACGGATCCATTATTAGCTATTTCTACAGCTTTGATGAATAAATACCGTGAATCGAGTCCAGAGACTGAAAAGCTAACAAACGATTTCCAAGCAGCATCTCGCAAATATATTGCTGGTGTATTAGCAATGGATCCAAATGGAAAATACTATCCGGACGCAAACTCTACATTACGTTTAACTTACGGAACAATCAGAGCATTACCTAAAGATAAACGTAACGATGCAAAAGTGAATAATTACACGACCTTAAAAGGTACAATTGCAAAATATAAACCAAACGATGAGGAGTTTGATCTTCCAAAACGTTTAATGGAATTATACGAAACAAAGGATTATGGACGTTATGCAGATAAAGCTGGACACCTACCTGTCAACTTCCTTAGTGATCAAGATATCACTGGTGGTAACTCAGGATCGCCTGTTTTAAATGGAAAAGGTGAATTAATTGGCTTGGCTTTTGATGGCAACATCGAGGCTATGGCTGGCGATGTAATCTTTGATCCAAAATTGCAGAGAACTATATCCGTAGATATCCGTTATGTTCTTTTCGTGATTGATAAATTTGCAGGTGCGCAAAACATTATTGACGAGTTAAAGATTGTAGAGTAA
- a CDS encoding DEAD/DEAH box helicase translates to MASFEDFKLNRQLLNAIAEAGYTTPTEIQQKAITPILAGQDVMGVAQTGTGKTAAFVLPMLMKLKYAQGNDPRALILSPTRELAMQIEEHIRLFSAYLDLRTVLLYGGLGPKTQKELLAKGCDIIVATPGRFLDLYLEGDINVKSLKFLVLDEADKMMDMGFIGKIHRILEVVPRKRQNLLFSATMGELVRKIAGDFLAFPTIIEVSEQATPAATVVQSLYYVPNLKTKLNLLQHFLKDGDNFSRIIVFCRTKVVADQIFSFLERKYAQDEVRVIHANKGQNTRINSINAFKEGNVRILVATDVAARGLDVSQVSHVFNFDVPIVIEDYVHRIGRTGRAFNTGDAITFASPSEEYNVKKIEKLIRQSIPVYNIPDDVAIEKTGFEEKQAIAREIDTQKKKDDPEFKGAFHEKKYVIKAAAARASGARPNKGKSGKPVKKGTGKPGKRK, encoded by the coding sequence ATGGCATCATTCGAGGACTTTAAATTAAATAGACAGCTATTAAATGCGATAGCGGAAGCAGGCTACACCACGCCTACAGAAATACAGCAAAAAGCAATCACTCCCATACTCGCGGGTCAAGATGTGATGGGCGTTGCTCAAACAGGTACAGGAAAGACTGCCGCCTTTGTATTACCGATGCTGATGAAGCTAAAGTATGCACAGGGAAATGATCCTAGAGCATTGATTTTAAGTCCAACTCGCGAGTTGGCCATGCAAATTGAAGAACATATTCGTTTATTTTCCGCCTATCTTGATTTAAGAACGGTCTTGCTCTATGGTGGTTTAGGCCCAAAGACTCAAAAAGAACTTCTAGCGAAAGGTTGTGACATTATTGTTGCTACACCTGGACGCTTTTTAGATTTATATCTCGAGGGAGATATCAATGTAAAGTCTTTGAAGTTCTTAGTTCTTGATGAAGCTGATAAGATGATGGATATGGGCTTTATTGGTAAGATCCATAGGATTTTAGAAGTCGTTCCACGGAAACGTCAAAACCTGTTGTTCTCTGCAACCATGGGTGAATTGGTTAGAAAGATTGCAGGTGATTTTCTTGCGTTTCCAACCATAATTGAAGTTAGCGAGCAAGCAACTCCTGCTGCGACGGTAGTTCAATCCCTCTATTATGTTCCCAATTTAAAGACGAAACTAAATCTATTACAGCATTTCTTAAAGGATGGTGATAACTTTAGTCGTATTATCGTGTTCTGTAGGACGAAGGTTGTTGCGGATCAGATTTTCTCTTTTCTAGAGCGGAAGTATGCTCAAGATGAGGTTCGGGTAATCCATGCGAATAAAGGACAGAATACACGTATTAATTCTATTAATGCATTTAAAGAGGGAAATGTTCGAATTCTAGTAGCGACGGATGTTGCTGCCCGTGGATTGGATGTTTCTCAAGTTTCACATGTATTTAATTTTGATGTTCCAATTGTTATAGAAGATTACGTTCACCGTATTGGAAGAACTGGACGCGCATTTAATACTGGTGATGCAATTACTTTTGCAAGTCCTTCTGAAGAATACAATGTAAAGAAAATTGAGAAGTTAATTCGTCAATCGATTCCTGTATATAACATTCCAGATGACGTTGCTATTGAAAAAACTGGCTTTGAAGAGAAGCAGGCAATTGCTAGGGAGATTGACACCCAAAAGAAAAAGGATGATCCTGAATTTAAAGGAGCTTTCCATGAAAAGAAATATGTGATAAAGGCGGCAGCTGCACGTGCTTCAGGTGCTCGTCCGAATAAAGGTAAATCGGGGAAGCCTGTAAAAAAAGGAACAGGTAAACCGGGAAAAAGAAAATGA
- the gldC gene encoding gliding motility protein GldC, whose protein sequence is MKKAEIKLNVTLDETNVPESIQWTSSDGQSAEELPAKAMFLALWDAQYKNTLRIDLWTKDMPYDEMKRFFYETLQTMADSFIRASGGDPMAEKVIADLRDYCAHYADKMEILEQQN, encoded by the coding sequence ATGAAAAAAGCGGAAATAAAGCTTAATGTGACGTTGGATGAAACAAACGTGCCTGAAAGTATTCAATGGACCTCTTCTGATGGTCAAAGCGCAGAAGAGCTACCAGCGAAGGCAATGTTCTTAGCGTTATGGGATGCTCAATATAAAAATACCCTTCGTATTGATTTATGGACTAAGGATATGCCTTATGATGAAATGAAACGTTTCTTTTATGAGACTTTACAAACGATGGCAGATTCTTTTATTCGTGCCTCTGGAGGTGATCCGATGGCTGAAAAGGTAATTGCAGATTTACGTGATTACTGCGCACACTATGCGGATAAAATGGAGATATTAGAACAACAAAACTAA
- a CDS encoding EVE domain-containing protein, translating into MNYFIVKSEPFKYSWEQFNKDGETFWDGVRNYQARNNLKAMKTGDLVLFYHSNEGKEVVGIAKVVKEFYQDPTTDDERWVVVDLAPVESFKTPVTLETIKADPLLQDIALVKQGRLSVMPLKAEEFDRLVELGQ; encoded by the coding sequence ATGAACTACTTTATCGTAAAGTCTGAACCTTTTAAATATAGCTGGGAACAGTTTAATAAAGATGGTGAGACCTTCTGGGATGGTGTCCGAAACTATCAGGCAAGAAATAATCTGAAAGCAATGAAAACAGGAGATTTAGTGCTGTTTTACCATAGTAACGAAGGTAAAGAAGTTGTGGGGATAGCTAAAGTTGTTAAGGAATTTTATCAGGATCCAACGACCGACGATGAGCGTTGGGTAGTCGTGGATTTAGCGCCGGTTGAATCCTTTAAGACTCCAGTAACATTGGAAACGATTAAAGCAGATCCATTATTACAGGATATTGCTCTTGTAAAACAAGGTCGTTTGTCGGTAATGCCTTTAAAAGCAGAAGAGTTCGATCGTTTAGTTGAGCTAGGTCAATAA
- a CDS encoding LytR/AlgR family response regulator transcription factor: MIRAVILDDELKGSSLLQHKLQVFSKILEVVSIFNDPTKALSCIVEQQPDVLFLDVEMPIMNGFQFLESLGQFDFEVIFVTAYNIYTLDALRANALDYLLKPVDHDELEKAITKLEKRINGKLELRKMDAQSLKINSSRIALPTAEGIHLIKREDILRVEAMSNYSVFYLINQPKIIVSKTLKEYELLLDNPNFFRINRGVIVNLDYVVKYRKGDGGQLETIDGAELEVSSSKKQLLMDRLFS, translated from the coding sequence ATGATAAGGGCGGTAATATTAGACGATGAGCTAAAAGGAAGCAGTCTTTTGCAACATAAGCTTCAAGTATTTTCTAAGATTTTAGAGGTAGTTTCGATATTTAATGATCCTACGAAAGCCTTGTCGTGTATAGTCGAACAACAGCCTGATGTCCTGTTCTTAGATGTAGAAATGCCCATTATGAATGGTTTTCAATTTCTAGAATCCCTGGGTCAATTCGACTTTGAGGTCATCTTTGTTACAGCATATAACATTTACACCTTGGATGCACTCCGGGCAAATGCACTGGATTATCTATTGAAGCCAGTCGATCACGATGAGCTTGAGAAGGCTATTACGAAGTTAGAAAAGCGAATTAACGGAAAGCTTGAATTGCGAAAAATGGATGCCCAATCCTTAAAAATCAATAGTTCACGCATTGCATTGCCAACCGCAGAAGGTATTCATTTGATAAAGAGAGAGGATATACTTCGTGTCGAAGCAATGAGTAATTATTCCGTATTTTATCTGATAAATCAACCTAAAATCATTGTTTCTAAGACCCTGAAAGAATATGAACTATTATTAGATAACCCTAATTTCTTCAGAATAAACCGAGGTGTCATTGTCAACTTAGATTACGTCGTTAAATACCGTAAAGGAGATGGAGGACAATTGGAAACCATAGATGGGGCAGAATTGGAAGTTTCATCCAGCAAAAAGCAATTGTTAATGGATCGCTTATTCTCCTAA
- a CDS encoding sensor histidine kinase: protein MIVVKPIFSILFLIVVSAFCSVAQQRIHNFIQYSEQDGLPSNSINGLAVDSAGILWLTSKHGLAYFDGTRFTHVPFQQGTSTYSNYLGTLAIDREDRIWITTNDRGLLCYDRSKPANESLKQFHAIAGAEKLIKTNFYDVVLSSSGLIYFGGQETDLQVLNPKTGQVRQIKMVGINTVEPLTIYSIREDREGNLWLGTRYHGFIQYNPKSKQCIQVDLKNAGENGATGISFVNNRVFLGYYDYDLVSYDPKSKQLRKSILGLGKNKEYYDNFISALAYWPEANSLLIGHNAKGLWNLDLTTNTMDSIHWDDLMPILPKPSRVQTILPIKDGYWLGTESGLFYYSSVRNKINTLIPISKKEEAILKIIAWGEELWYRTDHYFGQLDSNYRRISSYPIGDIRISVMTGIGGKLYFSTFEDGVYVFSRSERILKALPIDGNSYAFRKADCNTIIPDTISTVPVLWIGSWNSGLYKYVPDKKSIALYSKDAGLPDHKVITVGKDPKGRIWLGMDGFGALRLLDKESPRFKSYFQGKKKGELLSNTIFAFYTTQNGDFWFSSAASGIGRIIENEGGEFEFAHYYDRNAFPWLYAVDMKEDRMGSLWVKALDGVMLFDQKKQSFRHLLDGRGVYPDKSINTTGFFIDHKTLIWTTSRGLITGNLADVYAGDRITAIPVISKLSVLNQDQTHRLMADVVQLKAFENSFSFAFSSDRQQLGAGLKYAYQLEGFDKEWIPAGEDLQAFYSNLPAGNFKFKVRVDDGMGNWSTQNAVVYVTLKSYWYLTWWFKTLLVLLISSAIISFFLYRIKQQKLINKMQLSYSSKLEQELALKAQKIQEQAIDIEREKQEKIAKDFKQKLYESELKAIRSQMNPHFIFNVLNSIEAYVVENDSKNASMLIQKFASLSRIVLENSQFSIVSMRSELQLVKLYLELERSRFDQAFEFKIDVDPEIEAEETKVPSLLIQPLVENAVHHGVRHLQDRKGMIHLRVYQQDVEVIIDIRDNGIGFSSSKMANKPSFKSTSFGIKGIEDRLKMINDNYSSPIAHLHIIELDLAETGFKTLLRIILPKRGIVEGD from the coding sequence ATGATAGTAGTCAAGCCTATTTTTTCGATTCTATTTCTCATCGTCGTATCAGCTTTTTGTAGCGTCGCGCAGCAAAGGATTCACAACTTTATTCAATATTCCGAGCAGGATGGGTTACCGAGTAATTCGATCAATGGTTTGGCTGTTGACAGTGCGGGGATTCTTTGGTTGACGAGCAAGCATGGCTTAGCATATTTTGATGGTACTAGATTTACCCATGTTCCTTTTCAGCAAGGGACGAGTACCTATTCTAATTATTTGGGAACACTAGCCATCGATCGGGAAGACAGGATTTGGATAACAACGAATGATAGAGGGCTTCTGTGCTACGATCGCTCCAAACCTGCCAATGAGTCGTTGAAACAATTTCATGCGATTGCGGGGGCTGAAAAGTTGATTAAAACGAATTTCTATGATGTTGTACTCTCCTCCTCTGGATTAATTTATTTTGGAGGGCAAGAAACAGATTTGCAAGTGCTGAATCCTAAGACTGGGCAGGTTCGACAGATCAAAATGGTAGGAATCAATACGGTAGAACCTTTAACAATCTATAGCATTCGAGAGGATCGTGAAGGGAATCTATGGCTAGGGACACGCTATCATGGTTTTATACAGTACAATCCAAAGTCTAAACAATGTATTCAAGTCGATTTAAAGAATGCGGGGGAGAATGGTGCAACCGGAATTTCCTTTGTCAATAACCGTGTTTTTTTAGGCTACTACGATTATGATTTGGTATCCTACGATCCGAAATCAAAGCAATTGAGAAAATCCATTCTTGGTTTAGGAAAGAACAAAGAGTACTACGATAATTTTATCTCAGCACTTGCCTATTGGCCAGAAGCGAATTCATTGTTGATTGGTCATAATGCAAAAGGTCTTTGGAACTTAGATTTAACAACGAATACTATGGATTCTATCCATTGGGATGATTTGATGCCGATCCTTCCGAAGCCTAGTCGAGTGCAAACAATACTGCCGATTAAAGATGGTTATTGGTTGGGGACGGAATCAGGATTATTCTATTATTCATCAGTGAGAAATAAGATTAACACACTTATTCCGATATCGAAAAAGGAAGAAGCAATTTTAAAAATTATAGCCTGGGGAGAGGAGCTTTGGTATCGTACCGATCATTATTTTGGTCAACTCGATTCCAATTACCGGCGAATTTCATCCTATCCAATAGGAGATATCCGAATCAGTGTGATGACTGGAATTGGAGGTAAGCTTTATTTCTCAACATTCGAGGATGGCGTTTATGTTTTTAGTCGTTCGGAGCGGATTTTAAAAGCATTGCCCATCGATGGTAATTCTTATGCCTTTCGAAAAGCAGATTGTAATACGATTATTCCAGATACCATTTCGACGGTTCCAGTGTTATGGATCGGGTCCTGGAACTCCGGACTATACAAGTATGTACCTGATAAAAAAAGTATCGCGTTATATAGTAAAGATGCAGGTTTGCCCGATCATAAAGTGATTACGGTAGGGAAGGACCCTAAAGGTCGAATTTGGTTAGGGATGGATGGATTTGGAGCTTTACGTTTGTTGGACAAGGAATCACCACGATTTAAGTCCTATTTTCAAGGGAAAAAGAAGGGAGAATTGCTTTCCAATACCATTTTCGCGTTTTACACCACGCAAAATGGAGACTTTTGGTTTTCAAGTGCTGCTTCAGGTATTGGTCGAATCATTGAAAATGAGGGCGGTGAATTTGAGTTTGCACACTATTATGATCGTAATGCATTTCCTTGGCTATATGCTGTCGATATGAAGGAAGATCGCATGGGCTCTCTATGGGTTAAGGCACTTGATGGCGTGATGTTGTTCGATCAAAAAAAACAGTCATTTCGACATTTATTGGATGGGAGAGGTGTATACCCTGATAAGTCGATAAATACAACAGGCTTTTTTATTGACCATAAGACATTGATTTGGACAACCTCGAGAGGTTTAATCACAGGAAATCTAGCGGATGTTTATGCCGGTGACCGTATAACGGCTATTCCAGTGATCAGTAAATTGTCGGTATTGAATCAAGATCAAACGCATCGATTAATGGCTGATGTCGTTCAGTTAAAAGCTTTCGAAAATAGCTTTTCATTTGCTTTTTCATCGGATCGCCAGCAACTCGGAGCCGGCTTAAAATATGCTTATCAGTTGGAAGGTTTTGATAAGGAATGGATTCCTGCTGGAGAAGATTTGCAAGCTTTTTATAGTAATTTGCCCGCGGGCAACTTTAAGTTTAAAGTTCGTGTAGACGATGGTATGGGTAACTGGTCAACACAAAATGCGGTGGTATATGTTACGCTCAAATCGTATTGGTATTTGACTTGGTGGTTTAAAACATTGTTAGTTCTTCTAATTTCTTCCGCTATCATTTCCTTCTTTTTATATCGCATAAAACAACAGAAGTTGATTAATAAAATGCAGCTTTCTTACAGTTCAAAATTAGAGCAAGAACTCGCGTTGAAAGCGCAGAAAATACAAGAACAAGCGATAGACATCGAAAGAGAAAAGCAAGAGAAAATAGCGAAGGATTTTAAGCAAAAACTTTATGAAAGTGAACTGAAAGCTATTCGTTCACAAATGAATCCACACTTTATTTTCAATGTTTTGAATTCGATTGAGGCGTATGTGGTAGAAAACGATAGTAAGAATGCCTCGATGCTGATACAAAAATTCGCAAGCTTAAGCCGTATTGTATTGGAAAACTCTCAGTTCTCCATCGTCAGTATGAGATCCGAATTACAGCTAGTGAAATTATACTTAGAATTGGAACGATCTCGATTTGATCAAGCCTTTGAGTTTAAAATTGATGTAGATCCTGAAATTGAGGCCGAGGAAACGAAAGTACCTTCATTGTTAATTCAACCTTTGGTAGAAAACGCTGTTCATCACGGTGTTCGTCATCTTCAAGATCGAAAGGGAATGATTCATCTACGAGTATACCAGCAAGATGTGGAAGTGATTATTGATATTCGCGATAATGGAATTGGATTCTCAAGTTCGAAAATGGCCAATAAACCAAGTTTTAAAAGCACATCTTTCGGGATAAAGGGTATAGAAGACCGGCTAAAGATGATTAATGATAATTACAGTTCTCCTATCGCTCATCTGCATATCATTGAACTCGATTTAGCAGAAACCGGATTTAAAACGCTGTTGAGGATTATTCTCCCCAAAAGAGGAATAGTAGAGGGGGACTAG
- a CDS encoding acyl-CoA thioesterase, with protein sequence MNDNFARESYTEMNELVLPNDTNTFGNLMGGRLLYWMDICSAMAAQKHCKNQVVTVSVDNVSFKRSIKLGEVVTIQAQVTRAFNTSVEVRMEIFAQNLPEGTKVKSNEAYYTFVSIDENGKPKAIPGLIPETDVEKKLFEEALQRRELRLLLGGKLKPENAKGIKTLVELFNHAI encoded by the coding sequence ATGAACGATAATTTCGCTAGAGAATCCTATACGGAAATGAATGAATTAGTGCTCCCGAACGATACCAATACATTTGGTAATCTAATGGGCGGACGCTTATTATATTGGATGGATATTTGTTCAGCAATGGCTGCTCAAAAGCATTGTAAAAATCAGGTCGTAACCGTATCTGTAGATAATGTATCGTTTAAGCGTTCTATTAAGTTGGGCGAGGTCGTGACGATTCAAGCACAAGTGACCCGTGCATTTAACACTTCTGTAGAAGTGCGCATGGAAATCTTCGCGCAAAACCTGCCTGAGGGAACTAAAGTCAAGTCCAATGAAGCCTACTATACCTTTGTATCCATCGATGAAAATGGAAAACCAAAGGCTATTCCTGGATTGATTCCGGAGACCGATGTCGAGAAGAAATTATTTGAGGAAGCACTTCAGCGTCGCGAATTACGCCTACTGTTAGGTGGCAAATTAAAACCCGAAAACGCAAAAGGCATTAAGACATTGGTTGAGCTATTCAACCATGCTATTTAA
- a CDS encoding SDR family oxidoreductase: MDKKRILVTGSNGFLGHKLTEYILQHPDYDLCCTSASINRNPQDTGYRFEQLNLVDLKGLASLVEDFKPSHIIHSAALSSVEVCENDPELCQAVNVRSAAFLAELCKEQNIHLTFLSTDFVFDGQEGPYSEDATCNPINAYGQSKLDAEQAILSSGCSAAILRTILVYGVIADKKRSNLVLWAKNKLEAGEAIKAVSDQWRMPTWVDDLANACLLAIKQDAKGIYHISSDTLYSVKEVVEQVADFWNLDKSLVGSVSAAEIGQATNRPRKTGFILNKAIRELGYRPTPLNESFERIEQQIKELEKRDER; this comes from the coding sequence ATGGATAAGAAACGCATATTAGTCACCGGATCGAACGGCTTTCTGGGCCATAAACTAACGGAATACATCCTTCAGCATCCCGATTACGACCTTTGTTGTACTTCGGCATCCATAAATAGAAATCCTCAAGATACAGGTTACCGTTTTGAACAACTCAATCTAGTTGACTTAAAAGGTTTAGCCTCCCTCGTTGAAGATTTTAAACCAAGCCATATTATTCATAGTGCAGCACTCAGCAGTGTTGAAGTTTGTGAGAATGACCCTGAATTGTGTCAAGCAGTCAATGTTCGTTCTGCCGCCTTTTTGGCGGAGCTTTGTAAGGAGCAAAATATTCATTTAACATTCCTTTCGACCGACTTTGTTTTCGATGGTCAGGAAGGGCCATACAGCGAAGACGCAACCTGTAATCCAATCAATGCTTATGGACAAAGTAAATTAGATGCCGAACAGGCAATACTAAGTTCTGGATGTTCAGCAGCCATATTGAGAACAATTTTGGTTTACGGCGTAATTGCAGATAAAAAACGTTCTAATCTTGTGCTCTGGGCAAAGAATAAACTTGAAGCGGGTGAAGCTATTAAAGCCGTTAGCGATCAGTGGAGAATGCCGACATGGGTTGATGACTTAGCTAACGCTTGTTTATTGGCTATTAAGCAAGATGCTAAAGGCATTTATCATATCTCAAGCGACACTTTATACAGTGTCAAAGAGGTGGTCGAACAAGTTGCTGATTTTTGGAACCTAGATAAATCACTTGTTGGATCTGTTTCTGCAGCAGAAATTGGACAGGCAACAAACCGTCCGCGAAAAACGGGGTTTATATTAAATAAAGCTATACGGGAATTGGGCTATCGTCCAACACCACTAAACGAGTCGTTCGAACGTATCGAGCAACAGATAAAAGAATTAGAAAAAAGAGATGAACGATAA
- a CDS encoding M20/M25/M40 family metallo-hydrolase, which translates to MRTIRILCSTLVCLFLVGLVSTVAAQVNPKNLKKHIQFLASDKMKGRETGRPGSHKAADYVEKHFKKYGLIPKGEQGYRQTFEAKIRRVKLADSIRQSDNIIGFLDNKSQYTIVVGAHYDHLGYAEIGGSRDSLGVGKLHNGADDNASGVAGLLELARHYATNKEKETFNILFIGFGAEELGLVGSRYFTEHPTIPLSAIHWMLNMDMIGRYQEQNGLAVIGYGTSSAFPKIFQGLKSTIKFNLSRDGNGGSDQTSFYRKNIPVLFFHTGGHEDYHKSTDDEPKIDYKALEAILRLEIEVIDQSMKQDKMDFQWTN; encoded by the coding sequence ATGAGAACGATTCGAATTCTATGTTCTACATTAGTTTGCCTATTTCTTGTCGGCTTAGTTTCAACTGTCGCTGCTCAGGTCAATCCTAAAAACCTGAAAAAGCATATTCAGTTCTTGGCTTCAGATAAGATGAAGGGTCGCGAAACAGGCCGTCCCGGATCACATAAAGCCGCAGATTATGTAGAAAAACACTTCAAGAAATATGGCCTAATACCTAAGGGAGAACAAGGCTATAGGCAGACCTTTGAAGCAAAAATACGACGTGTAAAACTCGCAGATTCCATTCGTCAATCTGACAATATCATTGGATTTCTAGATAACAAATCGCAATATACAATTGTTGTTGGTGCGCACTACGATCATCTAGGATATGCGGAGATTGGGGGGAGTCGTGACTCTTTGGGCGTAGGCAAATTGCACAATGGTGCAGATGATAATGCTTCGGGTGTTGCTGGTCTATTGGAATTAGCTCGCCACTATGCGACAAACAAAGAAAAAGAAACCTTTAATATCTTGTTTATTGGTTTTGGCGCTGAAGAACTAGGTTTAGTAGGCTCTCGTTATTTCACCGAACATCCAACTATTCCCCTATCAGCAATTCATTGGATGTTGAATATGGACATGATTGGTCGCTATCAAGAACAAAATGGACTTGCAGTTATTGGTTACGGAACCAGCAGTGCATTTCCAAAAATCTTTCAGGGTTTGAAGAGTACGATAAAATTCAATTTGAGTAGAGATGGTAATGGCGGTTCTGATCAAACTTCCTTCTATAGAAAAAACATCCCTGTCTTATTCTTCCATACCGGTGGACATGAAGATTACCATAAGTCGACGGATGATGAACCTAAAATAGATTACAAGGCATTAGAAGCAATTTTACGATTGGAAATCGAGGTTATAGATCAATCAATGAAGCAAGATAAGATGGACTTTCAGTGGACCAATTAA